A genome region from Oncorhynchus gorbuscha isolate QuinsamMale2020 ecotype Even-year linkage group LG26, OgorEven_v1.0, whole genome shotgun sequence includes the following:
- the LOC124016196 gene encoding sesquipedalian-1-like isoform X2 has product MFRILSLLENVVMKIHENILTHYLSCTSRIDKEGYLYKKKERTSSYQRRWFVLKADLLFYQERPADRDLLGVIVLEGSAVQRCESEGGLFAFSMVFRGSGLKTYGLAAENQLGQESWVKALLTASHCYLSLLVRDLGKQYEEAKRQAGPAESHPRTTVTGPGSMCLTQSMTYLNSCSSSFLMPGPARREGGSHSASNVLQAPPIPSNVINKRSPKHWPKRNSHVTPINGPAPPYGEWPQVDFDPLEDFTKLHDYYGEEVKQLRADWLRRRQVEEEHLEDLIDLSEH; this is encoded by the exons atgttcaG GATCCTCTCTTTGTTGGAGAACGTTGTAATGAAGATCCATGAGAATATTTTAACCCATTACCTATCCTGCACCTCACGGATAGATAAAGAAGGATATCTCTACAAAAAG AAAGAGAGGACCTCCTCCTACCAGAGGCGCTGGTTTGTCCTGAAAGCCGATCTCCTGTTCTACCAGGAGCGTCCGGCAGATCGAGACCTGCTGGGGGTTATTGTCCTAGAGGGCTCTGCTGTCCAGCGCTGTGAGTCTGAGGGAGGACTGTTTGCCTTCTCCATGGTGTTCAGAGGTTCAGGGCTGAAAACCTACGGGCTTGCTGCTGAGAACCAGCTGGGCCAGGAGAGCTGGGTCAAAGCCCTGCTCACAGCCAGCCACTGCTACCTTTCACTGCTGGTCAGAGACCTGGGGAAGCAGTATGAAG AGGCTAAACGCCAAGCTGGCCCTGCTGAATCCCATCCACGAACCACTGTGACTGGTCCAGGCTCAATGTGCCTTACCCAATCCATGACTTACCTGAACTcatgctcctcctccttcctcatgcCAGGACCAgcgaggagagaagggggaagccACAGTGCCAGTAATGTATTACAAGCCCCTCCAATCCCCAGCAACGTGATCAATAAGAGGTCCCCTAAGCATTGGCCCAAGAGAAACTCACATGTCACACCGATAAATGGACCAGCACCACCATATGGGGAATGGCCACAAGTGGACTTTGATCCTCTAGAGGATTTCACCAAGCTACATGATTACTATGGAGAGGAGGTGAAGCAGCTGAGAGCTGATTGGCTGAGGAGGAGGCAGGTGGAAGAGGAGCACCTTGAGGATCTCATTGACCTGAGTGAACACTGA
- the LOC124016196 gene encoding sesquipedalian-1-like isoform X3 has translation MAENQKTYTIGWIESDPERILSLLENVVMKIHENILTHYLSCTSRIDKEGYLYKKKERTSSYQRRWFVLKADLLFYQERPADRDLLGVIVLEGSAVQRCESEGGLFAFSMVFRGSGLKTYGLAAENQLGQESWVKALLTASHCYLSLLVRDLGKQYEGPARREGGSHSASNVLQAPPIPSNVINKRSPKHWPKRNSHVTPINGPAPPYGEWPQVDFDPLEDFTKLHDYYGEEVKQLRADWLRRRQVEEEHLEDLIDLSEH, from the exons ATGGCAGAAAATCAAAAAACATATACAATTGGATGGATAGAGAGTGACCCTGAGAG GATCCTCTCTTTGTTGGAGAACGTTGTAATGAAGATCCATGAGAATATTTTAACCCATTACCTATCCTGCACCTCACGGATAGATAAAGAAGGATATCTCTACAAAAAG AAAGAGAGGACCTCCTCCTACCAGAGGCGCTGGTTTGTCCTGAAAGCCGATCTCCTGTTCTACCAGGAGCGTCCGGCAGATCGAGACCTGCTGGGGGTTATTGTCCTAGAGGGCTCTGCTGTCCAGCGCTGTGAGTCTGAGGGAGGACTGTTTGCCTTCTCCATGGTGTTCAGAGGTTCAGGGCTGAAAACCTACGGGCTTGCTGCTGAGAACCAGCTGGGCCAGGAGAGCTGGGTCAAAGCCCTGCTCACAGCCAGCCACTGCTACCTTTCACTGCTGGTCAGAGACCTGGGGAAGCAGTATGAAG GACCAgcgaggagagaagggggaagccACAGTGCCAGTAATGTATTACAAGCCCCTCCAATCCCCAGCAACGTGATCAATAAGAGGTCCCCTAAGCATTGGCCCAAGAGAAACTCACATGTCACACCGATAAATGGACCAGCACCACCATATGGGGAATGGCCACAAGTGGACTTTGATCCTCTAGAGGATTTCACCAAGCTACATGATTACTATGGAGAGGAGGTGAAGCAGCTGAGAGCTGATTGGCTGAGGAGGAGGCAGGTGGAAGAGGAGCACCTTGAGGATCTCATTGACCTGAGTGAACACTGA
- the LOC124016196 gene encoding sesquipedalian-1-like isoform X1: MAENQKTYTIGWIESDPERILSLLENVVMKIHENILTHYLSCTSRIDKEGYLYKKKERTSSYQRRWFVLKADLLFYQERPADRDLLGVIVLEGSAVQRCESEGGLFAFSMVFRGSGLKTYGLAAENQLGQESWVKALLTASHCYLSLLVRDLGKQYEEAKRQAGPAESHPRTTVTGPGSMCLTQSMTYLNSCSSSFLMPGPARREGGSHSASNVLQAPPIPSNVINKRSPKHWPKRNSHVTPINGPAPPYGEWPQVDFDPLEDFTKLHDYYGEEVKQLRADWLRRRQVEEEHLEDLIDLSEH, encoded by the exons ATGGCAGAAAATCAAAAAACATATACAATTGGATGGATAGAGAGTGACCCTGAGAG GATCCTCTCTTTGTTGGAGAACGTTGTAATGAAGATCCATGAGAATATTTTAACCCATTACCTATCCTGCACCTCACGGATAGATAAAGAAGGATATCTCTACAAAAAG AAAGAGAGGACCTCCTCCTACCAGAGGCGCTGGTTTGTCCTGAAAGCCGATCTCCTGTTCTACCAGGAGCGTCCGGCAGATCGAGACCTGCTGGGGGTTATTGTCCTAGAGGGCTCTGCTGTCCAGCGCTGTGAGTCTGAGGGAGGACTGTTTGCCTTCTCCATGGTGTTCAGAGGTTCAGGGCTGAAAACCTACGGGCTTGCTGCTGAGAACCAGCTGGGCCAGGAGAGCTGGGTCAAAGCCCTGCTCACAGCCAGCCACTGCTACCTTTCACTGCTGGTCAGAGACCTGGGGAAGCAGTATGAAG AGGCTAAACGCCAAGCTGGCCCTGCTGAATCCCATCCACGAACCACTGTGACTGGTCCAGGCTCAATGTGCCTTACCCAATCCATGACTTACCTGAACTcatgctcctcctccttcctcatgcCAGGACCAgcgaggagagaagggggaagccACAGTGCCAGTAATGTATTACAAGCCCCTCCAATCCCCAGCAACGTGATCAATAAGAGGTCCCCTAAGCATTGGCCCAAGAGAAACTCACATGTCACACCGATAAATGGACCAGCACCACCATATGGGGAATGGCCACAAGTGGACTTTGATCCTCTAGAGGATTTCACCAAGCTACATGATTACTATGGAGAGGAGGTGAAGCAGCTGAGAGCTGATTGGCTGAGGAGGAGGCAGGTGGAAGAGGAGCACCTTGAGGATCTCATTGACCTGAGTGAACACTGA